In Mytilus edulis chromosome 6, xbMytEdul2.2, whole genome shotgun sequence, the following proteins share a genomic window:
- the LOC139526025 gene encoding protocadherin beta-14-like — MSNETGEIMYAYDYDLDTIRISQYNCTVKVIDNGSNIGTTHLTININDINDNIPYFNQTQYTFYITPYGAVGMNIGGVAAYDIDIEFGTITYSLNMTMYSNLFIQIKNEGTLYINEILSNDFNYGDVMTFTVTAEDNGGLQTTVTVWIVFAEINTDLPIATIPIAFLEDPRNILWLTALAILILAFTLGVCIFCTDFCKAKRIRRRPAKRPKTVKLFSPIAAKEAPKRKAEIEVSTTAASAMPYRKPSNLWNFWSTDGWSISSGDSPDISDNLTISTESTNLSRNITHRSNTGDGTLFHFWRDNNDESWL, encoded by the exons ATGTCAAACGAAACAGGAGAGATAATGTATGCATACGATTATGATCTTGACACTATACGTATTTCACAATACAACTGTACAGTGAAAGTAATTGACAATGGATCTAATATTGGTACAACACATCTTACTATAAACATTAACGACATTAACGACAATATACCATACTTCAATCAAACGCAGTATACGTTTTACATAACGCCGTATGGGGCAGTTGGGATGAATATAGGCGGAGTGGCCGCttacgacattgatattgaatttgGAACTATAACATATAGTTTAAATATGACAATGTACTCAAACTTattcatacaaataaaaaatgaaggAACTCTTTATATCAATGAAATTTTGAGTAATGACTTTAATTATGGAGATGTTATGACATTTACGGTAACGGCAGAGGATAATGGCGGGTTACAGACAACGGTTACGGTGTGGATTGTTTTTGCAGAG ATAAACACTGATTTACCGATCGCGACAATACCAATTGCATTTTTGGAAGATCCTAGAAATATACTTTGGCTGACAGCATTAGCCATACTTATACTCGCCTTTACACTTGGTGTGTGTATCTTCTGTACAGATTTCTGTAAAGCGAAAAG AATAAGACGACGTCCAGCGAAACGTCCAAAGACAGTTAAACTGTTTAGTCCAATTGCTGCAAAAGAAGCACCAAAAAGAAAAGCCGAAATAG AAGTGAGCACGACTGCAGCCTCAGCTATGCCTTATCGTAAGCCCAGTAATCTATGGAATTTTTGGTCAACTGATGGCTGGTCCATATCATCCGGAGACTCTCCAGATATATCTGACAATTTAACAATAAGCACCGAGAGTACAAATTTGTCCAGGAACATAACACACAGATCTAATACAGGAGACGGAActtt ATTTCATTTCTGGCGAGATAACAATGACGAAAGCTGGCTTTAG